The proteins below are encoded in one region of Gallus gallus isolate bGalGal1 chromosome 12, bGalGal1.mat.broiler.GRCg7b, whole genome shotgun sequence:
- the LOC121106469 gene encoding guanylate-binding protein 2 isoform X2: MDAPVLPMPAPLRLVTNKDGVLALNTAALAVLRSVTQPVVVVAIAGPYRTGKSFLMNRLAQKRTGFPLGPTVYAETKGIWMWCLPHPRQPRVTLVLLDTEGLEDPNKDDDHSDAWIFTLALLLSSTLVYNSVGTIDQRALEQLRLVTELSEHIRVREKDNNPASNFVSIFPGFVWTVRDFTLQLRDGEKTLSEDEYLEDVLRLQTGGGQKAQERNELRRCLRNFFPRRKLFTMERPAADANLTRLEELREDELQPGFRKQVDAFCRYIWEEAPVKVLPGGHQVTGSASYDALLAVHRDCEQRALALFLSRAFADHKHQYNDELVHKLEAAKEEFCQRNKEASEQRCRTVLQELWRDVELRLQRGDYVARGGAQLFKEDVNRVLEEYKQRPDKGVRAEAVLKEFLREHEGLAQVLKATEVQLELAERQQEAAAAEAEAARKATEAWREDQKRSMEEHKRQLEQWMKKEKHTWEEELNRMLEHHRKEYKALLQEGFRREAAAKEKQIRELQEEMRSCNCTVL; the protein is encoded by the exons ATGGACGCTCCGGTGCTCCCGATGCCAGCCCCGCTCCGCCTTGTGACCAACAAGGACGGCGTGCTCGCCCTCAACACTGCGGCGCTGGCAGTGCTGCGCAGTGTCACCCAgcctgtggtggtggtggccatCGCTGGGCCCTACCGCACCGGGAAGTCCTTCCTGATGAACCGGCTGGCACAGAAGCGCACTG GCTTCCCATTGGGCCCCACGGTGTATGCGGAGACCAAGGGCATCTGGATGTGGTGCCTGCCCCACCCACGCCAGCCCAGAGTGACCTTGGTGCTGCTGGACACCGAGGGGCTGGAAGACCCCAACAAG GATGATGACCACAGCGATGCCTGGATCTTcacgctggcactgctgctctccagcacccTGGTGTACAACAGCGTTGGCACCATCGACCAGCGGGCGCTGGAGCAGCTGCG GCTGGTAACGGAGCTGTCAGAGCACATCCGCGTGCGGGAGAAGGACAACAACCCAGCATCCAACTTTGTCAGCATCTTCCCTGGCTTCGTCTGGACCGTGCGTGACTTCACGCTGCAGCTGCGGGACGGTGAAAAGACCCTGAGTGAGGACGAGTACCTGGAGGACGTGCTGCGACTGCAGACCG GGGGCGGGCAGAAGGCCCAGGAGCGCAATGAGCTGCGGCGCTGCCTGCGCAACTTCTTCCCCCGCCGCAAGCTGTTCACGATGGAGCGGCCGGCAGCTGACGCCAATCTGACGCGGTTGGAGGAGCTGCGGGAGGatgagctgcagccaggcttcCGGAAACAAGTGGACGCCTTCTGCCGGTACATCTGGGAGGAGGCGCCGGTGAAGGTGCTGCCGGGTGGGCACCAGGTGACGGGCAGCG CCTCATACGACGCACTGTTGGCTGTGCATCGGGACTGTGAGCAACGCGCCCTCGCCCTCTTCCTGTCCCGTGCCTTTGCCGATCACAAACACCAGTACAATGACGAGCTGGTG CACAAGCTGGAGGCGGCCAAAGAGGAGTTCTGCCAGCGCAACAAGGAGGCGTCGGAGCAGCGGTGCCGCAcggtgctgcaggagctgtggaggGACGTGGAGCTCCGCCTGCAGCGTGGGGACTACGTGGCACGTGGTGGTGCTCAGCTGTTCAAGGAGGACGTGAACCGCGTACTGGAGGAGTACAAGCAGCGGCCTGACAAGGGTGTCAGG GCGGAGGCGGTGCTGAAGGAGTTCCTGCGGGAGCACGAGGGGCTGGCACAGGTGCTGAAGGCCACTGaggtgcagctggagctggcggAGCGGCAGCAGGAGGCGGCAGCAGCCGAGGCAGAGGCGGCCCGGAAGGCGACAGAGGCATGGAGGGAGGATCAGAAGCGCAGCATGGAGGAGCACAAACGTCAGCTGGAGCAGTGgatgaagaaagagaagcaCACATGGGAGGAGGAGCTGAACCGCATGCTGGAGCACCACAGGAAG GAGTataaagcactgctgcaggagggcttcAGGCGTGAGGCGGCAGCCAAGGAGAAGCAgatcagagagctgcaggaggagatgagATCATGCAATTGCACTGTACTCTGA
- the LOC121106469 gene encoding guanylate-binding protein 1 isoform X1 translates to MDAPVLPMPAPLRLVTNKDGVLALNTAALAVLRSVTQPVVVVAIAGPYRTGKSFLMNRLAQKRTGFPLGPTVYAETKGIWMWCLPHPRQPRVTLVLLDTEGLEDPNKDDDHSDAWIFTLALLLSSTLVYNSVGTIDQRALEQLRLVTELSEHIRVREKDNNPASNFVSIFPGFVWTVRDFTLQLRDGEKTLSEDEYLEDVLRLQTGGGQKAQERNELRRCLRNFFPRRKLFTMERPAADANLTRLEELREDELQPGFRKQVDAFCRYIWEEAPVKVLPGGHQVTGSALAYLVEKYMAAISSGSVPCVESTLKALAQAENTAAVQVAVAEYQRGMEQGLVLPTASYDALLAVHRDCEQRALALFLSRAFADHKHQYNDELVHKLEAAKEEFCQRNKEASEQRCRTVLQELWRDVELRLQRGDYVARGGAQLFKEDVNRVLEEYKQRPDKGVRAEAVLKEFLREHEGLAQVLKATEVQLELAERQQEAAAAEAEAARKATEAWREDQKRSMEEHKRQLEQWMKKEKHTWEEELNRMLEHHRKEYKALLQEGFRREAAAKEKQIRELQEEMRSCNCTVL, encoded by the exons ATGGACGCTCCGGTGCTCCCGATGCCAGCCCCGCTCCGCCTTGTGACCAACAAGGACGGCGTGCTCGCCCTCAACACTGCGGCGCTGGCAGTGCTGCGCAGTGTCACCCAgcctgtggtggtggtggccatCGCTGGGCCCTACCGCACCGGGAAGTCCTTCCTGATGAACCGGCTGGCACAGAAGCGCACTG GCTTCCCATTGGGCCCCACGGTGTATGCGGAGACCAAGGGCATCTGGATGTGGTGCCTGCCCCACCCACGCCAGCCCAGAGTGACCTTGGTGCTGCTGGACACCGAGGGGCTGGAAGACCCCAACAAG GATGATGACCACAGCGATGCCTGGATCTTcacgctggcactgctgctctccagcacccTGGTGTACAACAGCGTTGGCACCATCGACCAGCGGGCGCTGGAGCAGCTGCG GCTGGTAACGGAGCTGTCAGAGCACATCCGCGTGCGGGAGAAGGACAACAACCCAGCATCCAACTTTGTCAGCATCTTCCCTGGCTTCGTCTGGACCGTGCGTGACTTCACGCTGCAGCTGCGGGACGGTGAAAAGACCCTGAGTGAGGACGAGTACCTGGAGGACGTGCTGCGACTGCAGACCG GGGGCGGGCAGAAGGCCCAGGAGCGCAATGAGCTGCGGCGCTGCCTGCGCAACTTCTTCCCCCGCCGCAAGCTGTTCACGATGGAGCGGCCGGCAGCTGACGCCAATCTGACGCGGTTGGAGGAGCTGCGGGAGGatgagctgcagccaggcttcCGGAAACAAGTGGACGCCTTCTGCCGGTACATCTGGGAGGAGGCGCCGGTGAAGGTGCTGCCGGGTGGGCACCAGGTGACGGGCAGCG CACTGGCATACCTTGTGGAGAAATACATGGCAGCCATCAGCAGCGGCTCTGTGCCCTGCGTGGAGAGCACGTTgaaagcactggcacaggccgagaacacagcagcagtgcaggtggcGGTGGCCGAATACCAGCGGGGCATGGAGCAGGGCCTGGTGCTGCCCACAGCCTCATACGACGCACTGTTGGCTGTGCATCGGGACTGTGAGCAACGCGCCCTCGCCCTCTTCCTGTCCCGTGCCTTTGCCGATCACAAACACCAGTACAATGACGAGCTGGTG CACAAGCTGGAGGCGGCCAAAGAGGAGTTCTGCCAGCGCAACAAGGAGGCGTCGGAGCAGCGGTGCCGCAcggtgctgcaggagctgtggaggGACGTGGAGCTCCGCCTGCAGCGTGGGGACTACGTGGCACGTGGTGGTGCTCAGCTGTTCAAGGAGGACGTGAACCGCGTACTGGAGGAGTACAAGCAGCGGCCTGACAAGGGTGTCAGG GCGGAGGCGGTGCTGAAGGAGTTCCTGCGGGAGCACGAGGGGCTGGCACAGGTGCTGAAGGCCACTGaggtgcagctggagctggcggAGCGGCAGCAGGAGGCGGCAGCAGCCGAGGCAGAGGCGGCCCGGAAGGCGACAGAGGCATGGAGGGAGGATCAGAAGCGCAGCATGGAGGAGCACAAACGTCAGCTGGAGCAGTGgatgaagaaagagaagcaCACATGGGAGGAGGAGCTGAACCGCATGCTGGAGCACCACAGGAAG GAGTataaagcactgctgcaggagggcttcAGGCGTGAGGCGGCAGCCAAGGAGAAGCAgatcagagagctgcaggaggagatgagATCATGCAATTGCACTGTACTCTGA
- the LOC121106623 gene encoding guanylate-binding protein 1-like translates to MDAPVLPMPAPLCLVTNKDGVLALNPAALAVLQEVAQPMVVVAIAGPYRTGKSFLMNRLAQKRTGFPLGPTVQAETKGIWMWCLQHPRQPGVTLVLLDTEGLGDPKKGDSHNDAWIFTLALLLSSTLVYNSIDTIDQKALDHLELVTQLSELIRVRDRDKDGNNSVEREDEAEDCEFVGYFPSFVWVVRDFTLELRVGERPISEDEYLEQVLELKHGHGRKVQNYNRTRLCLRNYFPTRKCFMLPPPLGTEECGRMEELPEAALAPRFLQRAAQFCNYVLSSTRLKTLPDGRALTGRALCMLLQSYVEAINSGHLPCLEGAAAVMMANENAAAVAAALEAYTRGMRGLSLPTEPAQLSAAHGEHLHEALIVFQRRSFRDRDQEHQWRLMEQISTEYSHLQEENDEASRQHCKALLAELAQALHTSLARGAYTQPGGYRAYEAERQRLLEGYRQAEGKGPKAEEVLNEFLAERRAEAEAVLKADNALSEAEKQLEDQKQQAQLLEQRQKAMAERERQLEALLEDERNSYAQNLQALEAKMQAEAESAQRELERAMEAKLREQRELLQRGFREQAALMEQELAALRRESNNNSKQELAASILDAVRAACDLVSMVKVSKLAKLRGTAAKATARR, encoded by the exons ATGGACGCTCCGGTGCTCCCGATGCCGGCTCCGCTCTGCCTGGTGACCAACAAGGACGGCGTGCTCGCCCTCAACCCCGCAgcgctggcagtgctgcaggaggtggcccAGCCTATGGTGGTGGTGGCCATCGCTGGGCCCTACCGCACCGGGAAGTCCTTCCTGATGAACCGGCTGGCACAGAAGCGCACTG GCTTCCCGCTGGGCCCCACGGTGCAGGCAGAGACCAAGGGCATCTGGATGTGGTGCCTGCAGCACCCACGCCAGCCAGGAGTGACCTTGGTGCTGCTGGACACTGAGGGCCTGGGAGACCCCAAAAAG gGTGACAGCCACAATGACGCCTGGATCTTCACACTGGCGCTGCTGTTGTCCAGCACCCTGGTGTACAACAGCATAGACACCATCGACCAGAAGGCACTGGATCACCTCGA GCTGGTGACACAGCTGTCGGAGCTGATCCGGGTGCGGGACAGGGACAAGGACGGCAACAACAGCGTTGAAAGAGAAGATGAGGCCGAGGACTGCGAGTTCGTGGGCTACTTCCCCAGCTTTGTGTGGGTGGTGAGGGACTTCACGCTGGAGCTGCGCGTGGGCGAGCGGCCCATCAGTGAGGATGAGTACCTGGAGCAGGTGCTGGAACTCAAGCACG GGCATGGCCGCAAGGTGCAGAACTACAACAGGACGCGGCTCTGTCTCCGCAACTATTTCCCCACACGGAAGTGCTTCATGCTGCCTCCGCCACTGGGCACAGAGGAGTGCGGGCGCATGGAGGAGCTGCCCGAGGCTGCACTGGCCCCACGTTTCCTCCAACGGGCAGCCCAGTTCTGCAACTACGTGCTGAGCTCCACCAGGCTCAAGACGCTGCCTGACGGCAGAGCACTGACAGGGCGAG ccctgtgcatgctgctgcagagctacGTGGAGGCCATCAACAGCGGGCATCTGCCCTGCctggagggagcagcagcagtgatgatGGCCAACGAGAATGCAGCGGCGGTGGCGGCAGCGCTGGAGGCCTATACCAGGGGCATGCGGGGGCTGTCACTGCCCACAGagcctgcacagctctcggcCGCGCATGGGGAGCACCTGCATGAGGCACTCATTGTCTTCCAGCGTCGCAGCTTCCGGGATCGTGACCAGGAGCACCAGTGGCGCCTCATG GAACAGATCAGCACAGAGTACAGCCACCTGCAGGAGGAGAATGATGAAGCATCACGGCAGCACTGCAAGGcactgctggctgagctggCACAGGCACTGCATACCAGCCTGGCCCGTGGGGCCTACACACAGCCCGGAGGCTACCGCGCCTACGAGGCCGAGCGGCAGCGGCTGCTGGAGGGCTATCGGCAAGCGGAGGGCAAGGGCCCCAAG GCCGAGGAGGTGCTGAATGAGTTCCTGGCGGAGCGTcgggcagaggcagaggcagtgctgaagGCAGACAATGCACTGAGCGAGGCCGAGAAGCAGCTGGAGG ACCAGAAGCAGCAGGCGCAGCTCCTGGAGCAGCGGCAGAAAGCGATGGCGGAGCGCGAACGGCAGCTGGAGGCGCTGCTAGAGGACGAGCGCAACAGCTACGCGCAGAACCTGCAAGCCCTGGAAGCCAAGATGCAGGCGGAGGCGGAGAGCGCGCAGCGGGAGCTGGAGCGGGCGATGGAAGCGAAGCTACGGgagcagagagagctgctgcagcgcGGCTTCAGAGAGCAGGCGGCGCTGATGGAGCAGGAGCTGGCGGCGCTGCGGCGggagagcaacaacaacagcaagcAGGAGCTGGCGGCCTCCATCCTCGACGCCGTGCGCGCCGCCTGCGACCTCGTCAGCATGGTAAAAGTGTCCAAGCTCGCCAAGTTACGGGGAACAGCAGCGAAGGCGACTGCACGCCGCTAA
- the LOC121106625 gene encoding guanylate-binding protein 1, which translates to MDAPVLPMPAPLCLVTNKDGVLALNPAALAVLQEVAQPMVVVAIAGPYRTGKSFLMNRLAQKRTGFPLGPTVQAETKGIWMWCLQHPRQQGVTLMLLDTEGLGDPKKGDSHNDAWIFTLALLLSSTLVYNSIGTIDQKALENLELVTQLSELIRVRDRDKDGNNSVEREDEAEDCEFVRYFPSFVWVVRDFTLELRVGERPISEDEYLEQVLELKHGHGRKVQNYNGTRLCLRNYFPTRKCFVLPPPLGTEECGRMEELPEAALAPRFLQQAAQFCNYVLSSTRLKTLPDGRALTGRALCMLLQSYVEAINSGHLPCLEGAAAVMMANENAAAVAAALEAYTRGMRGLSLPTEPAQLSAAHGEHLHEALIVFQRRSFRDRDQEHQRRLMEQISTEYSHLQEENDEASRRHCKALLAELAQALHTSLAHGAYTQPGGYRAYEAERQRLLEGYRQAEGKGPKAEEVLNEFLAERQAEAEAVLKADNALSEAEKQLEDQKQQAQLLEQRQKAMAERERQLEALLEDERNSYAQNLQALEAKMQAQLESAQREWDRALEAKLREQRELLQRGFREQAALMEQELAALRRESNNNSKQELAASILDAVRAACDLVSMVKVSKLAKLRGTAAKATARR; encoded by the exons ATGGACGCTCCGGTGCTCCCGATGCCGGCTCCGCTCTGCCTGGTGACCAACAAGGACGGCGTGCTCGCCCTCAACCCCGCAgcgctggcagtgctgcaggaggtggcccAGCCTATGGTGGTGGTGGCCATCGCTGGGCCCTACCGCACTGGGAAGTCCTTCCTGATGAACCGGCTGGCACAGAAGCGCACTG GCTTCCCGCTGGGCCCCACGGTGCAGGCAGAGACCAAGGGCATCTGGATGTGGTGCCTGCAGCACCCACGCCAGCAGGGAGTGACCTTGATGCTGCTGGACACTGAGGGCCTGGGAGACCCCAAAAAG gGTGACAGCCACAATGACGCCTGGATCTTCACACTGGCGCTGCTGTTGTCCAGCACCCTGGTGTACAACAGCATAGGCACCATCGACCAGAAGGCACTGGAGAACCTCGA GCTGGTGACACAGCTGTCGGAGCTGATCCGGGTGCGGGACAGGGACAAGGACGGCAACAACAGCGTTGAAAGAGAAGATGAGGCCGAGGACTGCGAGTTCGTGCGCTACTTCCCCAGCTTTGTGTGGGTGGTGAGGGACTTCACGCTGGAGCTGCGCGTGGGCGAGCGGCCCATCAGTGAGGATGAGTACCTGGAGCAGGTGCTGGAACTCAAGCACG GGCATGGCCGCAAGGTGCAGAACTACAATGGGACGCGGCTCTGCCTCCGCAACTATTTCCCCACACGGAAGTGCTTCGTGCTGCCTCCGCCACTGGGCACAGAGGAGTGCGGGCGCATGGAGGAGCTGCCCGAGGCTGCACTGGCCCCACGTTTCCTCCAACAGGCAGCCCAGTTCTGCAACTACGTGCTGAGCTCCACCAGGCTCAAGACGCTGCCTGACGGCAGAGCACTGACAGGGCGAG ccctgtgcatgctgctgcagagctatGTGGAGGCCATCAACAGCGGGCATCTGCCCTGCctggagggagcagcagcagtgatgatGGCCAACGAGAATGCAGCGGCGGTGGCGGCAGCGCTGGAGGCCTATACCAGGGGCATGCGGGGGCTGTCACTGCCCACAGagcctgcacagctctcggcCGCGCATGGGGAGCACCTGCATGAGGCACTCATTGTCTTCCAGCGTCGCAGCTTCCGGGATCGTGACCAGGAGCACCAGCGGCGCCTCATG GAACAGATCAGCACAGAGTACAGCCACCTGCAGGAGGAGAATGATGAAGCATCACGGCGGCACTGCAAGGcactgctggctgagctggCACAGGCACTGCATACCAGCCTGGCCCATGGGGCCTACACACAGCCCGGAGGCTACCGCGCCTACGAGGCCGAGCGGCAGCGGCTGCTGGAGGGCTATCGGCAAGCGGAGGGCAAGGGCCCCAAG GCCGAGGAGGTGCTGAATGAGTTCCTGGCGGAGCgtcaggcagaggcagaggcagtgctgaagGCAGACAATGCACTGAGCGAGGCCGAGAAGCAGCTGGAGG ACCAGAAGCAGCAGGCGCAGCTCCTGGAGCAGCGGCAGAAAGCGATGGCGGAGCGCGAACGGCAGCTGGAGGCGCTGCTGGAGGACGAGCGCAACAGCTACGCGCAGAACCTGCAAGCCCTGGAAGCCAAGATGCAGGCGCAGTTGGAGAGCGCGCAGCGGGAGTGGGACAGGGCGCTGGAAGCGAAGCTACGGgagcagagagagctgctgcagcgcGGCTTCAGAGAGCAGGCGGCGCTGATGGAGCAGGAGCTGGCGGCGCTGCGGCGggagagcaacaacaacagcaagcAGGAGCTGGCGGCCTCCATCCTCGACGCCGTGCGCGCCGCCTGCGACCTCGTCAGCATGGTAAAAGTGTCCAAGCTCGCCAAGTTACGGGGAACAGCAGCGAAGGCGACTGCACGCCGCTAA
- the LOC121106627 gene encoding guanylate-binding protein 1-like, producing the protein MDAPVLPMPAPLCLVTNKDGVLALNPAALAVLQEVAQPMVVVAITGPYRTGKSFLMNRLAQKRTGFPLGPTVYAETKGIWMWCLPHPRQPRVTLVLLDTEGLGDPSKNDNHSDAWIFTLALLLSSTLVYNSVGTIDQRALEQLRLVTELSEHIRVREKDDNPAFNFVGIFPGFIWTVRDFMLQLRAGEKTLSEDEYLEDVMRLQTGGGQKAQERNELRRCLRNFFPRRKLFTMEQPPADANLTRLEELREDELQPGFRKQVDAFCRYIWEEAPVKVLPGGHQVTGSALAYLMEKYVAAISSGSVPCVESAVKALARAENTAAVQAAVAEYQRGMEQGLVLPTASYDALLAVHQDCEQRAITLFLSRAFANHEHQYHDELVHKLEAAKEEFCQRNKEASEQRCRTVLQELWRDMELRLQRGDYVARGGAQLFKDDLNRVLEEYKQRHDKGVRAEAVLKEFLREHEGLAQVLKATEVQLELAERQQEAAAAEAEVARKAAEAWKEEQKRSMEEYECQLQQRMKEEQRTWLEEQQRVLEHHRKEYEALLREGFTREAAALKEQIRELQEMMRPPKCTVL; encoded by the exons ATGGACGCTCCGGTGCTCCCGATGCCGGCTCCGCTCTGCCTGGTGACCAACAAGGACGGCGTGCTCGCCCTCAACCCTGCAgcgctggcagtgctgcaggaggtggcccAGCCTATGGTGGTGGTGGCCATCACTGGGCCCTACCGCACCGGGAAGTCCTTCCTGATGAACCGGCTGGCACAGAAGCGCACTG GCTTCCCACTGGGCCCCACGGTGTATGCGGAGACCAAGGGCATCTGGATGTGGTGCCTGCCCCACCCACGCCAGCCCAGAGTGACCTTGGTGCTGCTGGACACCGAGGGGCTGGGAGACCCCAGCAAG AATGATAACCACAGCGATGCCTGGATCTTcacgctggcactgctgctctccagcacccTGGTGTACAACAGCGTTGGCACCATCGACCAGCGAGCACTGGAGCAGCTGCG GCTGGTAACGGAGCTGTCAGAGCACATCCGCGTGCGGGAGAAGGACGACAACCCAGCATTCAACTTTGTTGGCATCTTCCCTGGCTTCATTTGGACTGTGCGTGACTTCATGCTGCAGCTGCGGGCCGGTGAAAAGACCCTGAGTGAGGACGAGTACCTGGAGGATGTGATGCGACTGCAGACCG GGGGCGGGCAGAAGGCCCAGGAGCGCAATGAGCTGCGGCGCTGCCTGCGCAACTTCTTCCCCCGCCGCAAGCTGTTCACGATGGAGCAGCCGCCAGCTGACGCCAATCTGACGCGGTTGGAGGAGCTGCGGGAGGatgagctgcagccaggcttcCGGAAACAGGTGGACGCCTTCTGCCGGTACATCTGGGAGGAGGCGCCGGTGAAGGTGCTGCCGGGTGGGCACCAGGTGACGGGCAGCG CGCTGGCATACCTTATGGAGAAATACGTGGCGGCCATCAGCAGCGGCTCTGTGCCCTGCGTGGAGAGTGCGGTGAAAGCACTAGCGCGGGCCGAGAACACAGCAGCAGTTCAGGCAGCGGTGGCCGAATACCAGCGGGGCATGGAGCAGGGCCTGGTGCTGCCCACAGCCTCATACGACGCACTGTTGGCTGTGCATCAGGACTGTGAGCAACGTGCCATCACCCTCTTCCTGTCCCGTGCCTTTGCCAACCATGAACACCAGTACCATGACGAGCTGGTG CACAAGCTGGAGGCGGCCAAAGAGGAGTTCTGCCAGCGCAACAAGGAGGCGTCGGAGCAGCGGTGCCGCAcggtgctgcaggagctgtggaggGACATGGAGCTCCGCCTGCAGCGTGGGGACTACGTGGCACGTGGTGGTGCTCAGCTGTTCAAGGATGACCTGAACCGTGTGCTGGAGGAGTACAAGCAGCGGCATGACAAGGGTGTCAGG GCGGAGGCGGTGCTGAAGGAGTTCCTGCGGGAGCACGAGGGGCTGGCACAGGTGCTGAAGGCCACTGaggtgcagctggagctggcggAGCGGCAGCAGGAGGCGGCAGCAGCCGAGGCAGAGGTGGCCCGGAAGGCGGCAGAGGCATGGAAGGAGGAGCAGAAGCGCAGCATGGAGGAGTACGAATGTCAACTGCAGCAGCGGATGAAGGAAGAGCAGCGCACatggctggaggagcagcagcgcGTGCTGGAGCACCACAGGAAG GAGTATGAAGCACTGCTGCGGGAGGGCTTCACGCGTGAAGCAGCAGCCCTGAAGGAGCAgatcagagagctgcaggagatGATGAGACCACCCAAGTGCACTGTACTCTGA